The region ACGAGCGTCCCGCTGTCCATCGGCGCCGGGCAGACGATCCCCGTGGACTTCGCCGGGGTAGGCGCCGGGACGAAGACCGTGACCCTCACCGCGAACAGCGCCGGGGTGAACCTGGGCAAACTGGAAGCCACCACGTACTGACAGCAGAGTTCAGAGGTATTGCGGGTGTCCCTCGATACCTCTGAGAGGCTGTCTGGAAAGTCATTTTCGAGCTGGTGACGGCTGTTCACCAGCGAACGCCGCGAGTCTGCGAATCATAAGCCGAACAAACGACACAACGATGAACGCCGCCGTTGTACTCGGCAGCAGGTCATACTCCCGGTTCAAGCGACGATCAAACGACAACCACGCGAAGCTCCGCTCCACCACCCACCGCTTGCGCAGCACCTTGAACGTCCGATACCCCCTGAACGTCTTGATCTGTTCCTCCGTCAATTCCTGTCCCACAGGCAGCCAATACCTTCGGGTGTTGGCATCCGCACGCCGTACCACTTCCACGCTGAACCCCAGAGTGGTCTTCACCCACGCCTCCCACGGCCCGGCATACCCTCCATCCACGAACAGATGGAGTGACCACTGCGGCTGCGACAGGTGCACCTGTCGCAGCAACACCTTCCCACCCTCGCGGTCGCTGATGTTCGCTGCCGTGACGGTGACACCCAGCAACAACCCCTGCGTATCCACGATCAGGTGATGCTTTCGTCCGTTGATCTTCTTGCCCCCGTCGTACCCTCTGACCCCCCTTTTTGGGAGGTCCTCACACTTCGGGAATCCACGACGCCCGCCGTTGGGCGGGCGTTGCGGCCCATGGCCGTTCGAGTCTGGGTGCGCAGCGCGTCATTGACGCGCAGCCAGACGCCATCGAGCTTCCACTGCCGGAAGTAGCTGTACACCGTCTTCCAGTGCGGAAAATCGGCAGGCAACATGCGCCAGGACACGCCGCCACGTGTGATGTAGAAGATGGCATCAACGACATCCCGGCGATGGATGCGTGCTGGACGTCCGCCTGGTTGAGGCGCGGGAATCAGTGGGCAGAGGATGGCCCATTCAGCGTCACTGGTATCGCTGGGGTAGTGTCGGTGCCGAGTCATAAAAAACAGTACGCTGTTTTCGACACCACTCCCTCAACCCTCTTTCCAGACAGCCTCTGATACGGATTCCGTTTATTTCGTTGACAGATCGGAACGCCACCGATCTGCCAACTCCACGTCCGGAATCCGTTTCTCTCCCACTCGCTCCGCTCCGATTGAACGGCTTTGTAAGCCATGCAATCGGAGTCCGTATGAATCGAGCGAAGCGAGCACCTGAGGAAAACAGCGGTTGGAAGTGGAGTTGGAGGGCGTGCTGTTGGCCCTTTAATGAAACTGAAAACCGCTGTGAATGACATACGGACCGCCCCGCCCTCACGGAATCAGGAGGGGCGGGGCGGTCTGTATGGCTCAGCGCGGGCTCAGTGCTGGCCCTGGATGCGGCGGATCAGCGGGGGCAGGACGCGCCGGGGCAGCAGGCGGGGCAGCAGCGTCTGGAGGCGGTTGACGGTCCCGATGACGTGCACGGCCTCGCCGCGCAGCATGGCGGTCACGGCCTGCGCGGCGACCTCGCGGGCGGGGAGGATCGCGGCGCGGGTCAGGCGGTCGCGCAGCAGGCGGCTGCCGCCCATGTTCGCGGCGGCCTGGAAGCCGGTCTCGACGGGGCCGGGGCAGGCGGCGGTGACGCTGACGCCGGTGCCGCGCAGTTCCTCGTGCAGGGCCTCGCTGAAGCTCAGGACGTAGGCCTTGGTGGCGTAGTACACGGCCATCAGCGGCCCCGGGAGGAACGCGGCGGTGCTGGCGATGTTCAGCACGCGGCCCCGGCCCCGGGCGCGCATGCCGCTCAGGTACGCGTGGGTGAGTTCGGTCAGGTCGGTGATGTTCACCTGGATCATGTCGAGCTGCTTCTGGACGTCCAGTTCGCTGAATTCGCCGTAGTCGGCGAAGCCTGCGTTGTTCACGAGGATGTCCACGTTCAGGTTCAGGGCCTGGGTGCGCTTCAGGAGGTCGTGGGCGGCGTGGGGCCGGGTGAGGTCCTGCGGGAGGACGTGGACCTGCACGCTGTGCCGGGCGCGGAGGGTGTCGGCCAGGGCGTTCAGCGGTCCCTCGCTGCGGGCGACGAGGATCAGGTGGCTGCCGCGCGCGGCGAGTGCCATGGCGATCTGTTCGCCGATGCCGCTGCTGGCGCCGGTGATCAGCGCGGTGCTGGGGGCAGGCCGGTTCTTGGGGGCGGGCTGGGTCATGGGGGCTCCTCTGGCGGAACGCCTAAGCGACCGCCGGTAAGTAGAGATTAGTTACCCATGGTCAGTCTGTCAAGAGTCAACAGGCGTAATCTCCCGCGAACACCCACGGCAGGCCTTCGGTTATAATTAACCTATGGTTACCCAAGTGCGCGCCCGCAGCGACGTTGCAAAGCAGGAACGCCGCGCGCAGATCCTCACTGCCACCCGAACCCTGTGGCACACCCACCGCTACCCCGACCTCACCCTGAACGCCATCGCCGAACAGGTCCACCTCACCAAGGCCGCCCTGTTCGCGTACTTCCCCAGCAAGGAAGACCTGTTCCTCAGCCTGTACGAGACCCTGCTCGACGAGTTCTTCCACGACCTGAACCGCCACCTCGACCTGGGCGGCACCCACACCCCCGCCACGCTGGCCCGCACCCTGGGCAGCCTCACCCTGGCCCATCCGGACCTCGCCCGGCTGATCCCGCTCCTGGCGGGCATCCTGGAACACAACATCAGCGCCGAACGCGCCCACGCCCACAAGACCCGCGTCGCGGCGCACCTGAACGCCACCGCGCCCCGGCTCCAGCGCGCGCTGCCTGGGCTGCGCGGCGACGCCCCCGCCCGCCTGCTGACGTACACCCAGGCGCTCATCGCGGGCCTGCAACCCATGAGCGACCCCTCGCCCGCCGTGCGCGAGGCCCTGCGCGACTCCCCGCTGGGCGCGCTGCACCTCAGCCTGGACACCGCGCTGCCCGACGCCCTGACCGCCCTGATCACCGGCCTGACCACCGCACCGGAGGCATAAAACAGGGAGGGGCCCACACCTCCCCCTGACCTCTTTCAGTTCATTTTTTGAAGTCGTGTGGGTGACCCTTGTGCCAGTTCCAGGCGGTCTGCACGATGTCCTTGAGGTCCGTGAACTGCGGCTTGAAGCCGAGTTCCTCGCGGATGCGGGTGGCGTCCGCCACGAGGCGGGGCGGGTCCCCGGCGCGGCGGGGGGCGAGTTCGCGGTTCAGGGGCGTGCCGACGACCTCGTCCACGGTGTCGAGCACCTCCTTGACGCTGAAGCCGTGGCCCAGGCCCACGTTGAAGGTGCCGTCACGGCGCTGCCCACTCAGCAGGGCCTCCACGGCGAGGACGTGCGCATCGGCGAGGTCCTGCACGTGCACGTAGTCGCGGATGCAGGTGCCGTCGGGGGTGGGGTAGTCGTCGCCGAAGATCAGCATCTTCTCGCGCTGGCCCAGGGCGGTCAGGGCGGCCATCTCGATCAGGTGGCTCTTGCCCGCGTGCGCCTCGCCGATGTCACCCTCGGGCGCGGCGCCGCACACGTTGAAGTACCGCAGCACCGTGTACGGCAGGCCGTGCGCCGTGTGGAAGGCGTGGATCATGTGCTCGGTCATGAGTTTCGTCTCGCCGTACACGCTCTCGGGCTGCATGGCGGCGTTCTCGGGGATGGGCACGAGGTCGGTGGTGCCGTACACGGCGGCCGTGGAGGAGAACACCAGCGGGATCTTGCGGGTCTCCACGATGCCCTGCAGCAGGTTCAGGCTGCCGACGACGTTGTTGCGGTAGTAGCGGGCCGGGGCGCGCATACTCTCCCCCACCTCGATCAGCGCGGCGAAGTGGATGACGGCGTCGGGCTGGTGGGCGTTCAGCGCCGCGCGCACGGCGTCCGCGTCCAGCAGGTCGCCGCGCACCAGGGGCACGTCGGCGGGCAGGGCCTCGGCGTGCCCGCTGGACAGGTTGTCGAACACGACGACCTCATGCCCGGCGCGGCGCAGCTGCCGCACCGTGTGAGACCCGATGTACCCCGCGCCGCCCACGACCAGAATCTTCATGGGCGCCAGCGTAGCGCGCTTCAGGCGCCTGGGGCGGCGGTTGGTCTGGGTGGGGCGGTGCTGCCGCGCACGACCAGCCGGGTCGGAAGGGTGACCGGGGCGGGTACCTGCCCGTCCAGCAGGGCGAGGATGGCCGCGCCGACCGCCGCGCCCTTATCCGGGGTGGGCTGCCACACGGTCGTGAGGTTCAGCGCGCCGGAGCTGGGCAGATCGTCGTAGCCGATCACGCTGAGGTCGCCGGGGACGCTCAGGCCGAGGGTGGCGGCGGCCCGCAGCGCCCCCTGCGCGAGGACGTCACTCATGCACACGACGCCCGTGACCTCCGGGTGGGCGCGCAGCAGATCCAGGGTCAGGGCCTCGCCGTCGGCGGGGGTGTTCTGCCCGGCCTCCATAAGGTGCAGCGCGGCGTCCGGGTGATTGGCCGTGGCGGCGCGGTAACCGCGGATGCGCTGCGCGGTGGTGCGGTACGCGACCTGCGCCTCGCGCGCGGGGCTGACCGGGCCGGGGTGGCGGTCCCCGGCGAGTTCCAGGCACAGCGCGCCCAGCTGCCGGTGCCCCAGGGCCAGCAGGTGCGCGGCGGCGGCCTGCGCGCCCCCGGCGTCGTCGATGCCCACGTGGGCGCTGCCCGCCTGCGGGTCCTGATCGACGAGCACGGTGGGCAGGGCGCGGTCCAGCACGGCGCGCAGCAGCGGGCTGCCCTCGGCGGCGCAGTACACGATGAAGCCGTCCACGCTGGCGTTCCGGACGGCCAGGGTGGCGTCGGCCTGCGGGTCGTGCGGCGCGGCGAGCAGCAGGACGTTCAGGTCGCGGTCGTGAACGGCGCGGGTGACGCTGCCGAGGAACAGCGCGGCGGCCGGGTCGGCGAAGGCGTAATCCAGCGGCGCGTCGTACACGACGCCGAGCACGCCGGTGCGGCCCCGGCGCAGGCTGCGGGCCAGGGGGTCGGGGCCCTGGTAGCCCAGGTCGCGGGCGGCGGCCAGGATGCGGCCCCGCAGGTCCTCGCTGAGCTGGTCCGGGCGGTTGTAGGCGTTGCTGACGGTGGCGACGCTGACGCCCAGCGTGCGTGCCACGTCCCGCAGGGTGGGTCGGCTGGCGGCGCGCGGCCCGGTGGGGACTGGCTTGGCGGGGGGCATGTCCTGATGGTAGCGTATGGACACCCGATCTGAAACGATTCAGATCCGACCCGTACCTCCCCCACCCCCCGAGGTCCCACCCATGACCACCGCCGCCCCCGCCACCACCCCCCAGCCCCACGCCGAAGCCGCCCGCCGCGCCCTGAACACCGTCTTCATGGTGAACGGCGCCGTGTTCGCCACCTGGGCCGTGAACATCCCCGGCGTGCGCGACGGGCTGAGCCTCACCCCCGCGCAGATCGGCGTGGCCCTGCTCGCCAGCGGCATCGGCGCCGTGATCAGCATGAGCCTCGTGGGCCGCTGGATCGCCCGCTGGGGCAGCGCGCCCGTCACCCGCGTCGCCACCGTGCTGTTCCTCCTCAGCCTGCTGCTGCCCGTCCTCGCGCCCAGCCTCCCCGCCCTGATCGCCGCGCTGGCGATCCTGGGCGCCACGAACGGCGTCATGGACGTCGCCATGAACGCCCAGGGCGTCACGGTCGAACGCACCCTGGGCCGCCCGATCATGAGCCGCCTGCACGCCTACTTCAGCCTGGGCAGCCTGCTCGGCGCTGGGGCCGGCAGCCTCCTGATCGGCCGCGTGTCCATCCCCCTGCACGCCGGTCTCGTGGTCGCCACGACCCTCCTGCTGGCCGCCGTCACGCTGCGCCTCCTGATCCCCGACCCCGCCGGGGACACCCCGCAGCAGGGCACCCAGACCACCGCCACCCCAGCGGGCCCGGTGCTGACCCTCCCGGTGCTGCTGCTGGGCCTGCTGTGCTTCCTGGGCATGCTCGCCGAGGGTGCCAACTACGACTGGGCCGCGCTGTACTTCCGCGACGTCCTGAACGTCCCCGGCGGCGCCGCCGGACTCGGCTACGCCGCGTTCGTGGCCACCATGACCCTGGGCCGCTGGTTCGGCGACCTGGGCCGCGCCCGCCTCGGCGACGAACAGATCGTCCGCATCGGCTCCCTGGTCACCGCCGTCGGCCTCGCCGTGGCGCTGCTGTGGCGCGACCCGGTGCCCGCCACGCTCGGCTTCGCCCTCTCGGGCCTGGGCCTGAGCAACGTCGTGCCCGTCATGTACGGCACCGCCGGGCACGCCCTCGCCGGGCGCGGCATCGCCGCCGTCGCCGCCATCGGATACGGCGGGTTCCTGCTCGGACCGCCCGCCATCGGCTTCGTCGCCGACCACGTCGGCCTCGGCTGGGCGCTCGGCATCGCCCTGGGCAGCGCCGCGCTGATCACCCTGCTCGGCGGACGCGCCTTCGCGCTGATCCGCCGCTGACTTCAGGCCGGGCCGACGTAGCGGGCGCGGGGGCGGATGAACTGCCCCCCGGCGCGGGTTTCCAGGGCGTGGGCCAGCCAGCCCGTCACGCGGGCCAGCGCGAACAGCGTGACGGCGTCCCCGGCGGGGCGGCCCAGCACGAGGGTCAGCGCGGCCAGCGCCAGGTCCACGTTGGGCGGCTCGGCGGTGTCCCCCGCGTGCGCGTGGATGACCGCGTGGGTGGCGCGCGTGACGGGATGCCCGGGGAACTGCGCCTCCAGGGCGTCCAGCAGCGCGCGGGCGCGCGGGTCGCCGTGCGGGTAGAGGGCGTGCCCGAAGCCGGGTGCGTGCCCGGCGCGGCGGGTGGCGTCGCGCAGGGCGGCGCGGGCGTCACCGTTCAGGGCGGCACTCAGGAGGTCGTGGGCGTGCAGGGCGCCCAGTCCGTGCCGGGGTCCCTGCAGGGCACTCAGCGCCGCCAGGGTGCAGTGGGCGAGGCTGGCGCCGCCGCTGGCCGTGACGCGGGCGGTGAAGGCGCTGACGTTCAGTTCGTGGTCGGCCAGGAGGA is a window of Deinococcus grandis DNA encoding:
- a CDS encoding transposase, which codes for MTRHRHYPSDTSDAEWAILCPLIPAPQPGGRPARIHRRDVVDAIFYITRGGVSWRMLPADFPHWKTVYSYFRQWKLDGVWLRVNDALRTQTRTAMGRNARPTAGVVDSRSVRTSQKGGSEGTTGARRSTDESIT
- the galE gene encoding UDP-glucose 4-epimerase GalE, coding for MKILVVGGAGYIGSHTVRQLRRAGHEVVVFDNLSSGHAEALPADVPLVRGDLLDADAVRAALNAHQPDAVIHFAALIEVGESMRAPARYYRNNVVGSLNLLQGIVETRKIPLVFSSTAAVYGTTDLVPIPENAAMQPESVYGETKLMTEHMIHAFHTAHGLPYTVLRYFNVCGAAPEGDIGEAHAGKSHLIEMAALTALGQREKMLIFGDDYPTPDGTCIRDYVHVQDLADAHVLAVEALLSGQRRDGTFNVGLGHGFSVKEVLDTVDEVVGTPLNRELAPRRAGDPPRLVADATRIREELGFKPQFTDLKDIVQTAWNWHKGHPHDFKK
- a CDS encoding transposase, yielding MNGRKHHLIVDTQGLLLGVTVTAANISDREGGKVLLRQVHLSQPQWSLHLFVDGGYAGPWEAWVKTTLGFSVEVVRRADANTRRYWLPVGQELTEEQIKTFRGYRTFKVLRKRWVVERSFAWLSFDRRLNREYDLLPSTTAAFIVVSFVRLMIRRLAAFAGEQPSPARK
- a CDS encoding MFS transporter, with product MTTAAPATTPQPHAEAARRALNTVFMVNGAVFATWAVNIPGVRDGLSLTPAQIGVALLASGIGAVISMSLVGRWIARWGSAPVTRVATVLFLLSLLLPVLAPSLPALIAALAILGATNGVMDVAMNAQGVTVERTLGRPIMSRLHAYFSLGSLLGAGAGSLLIGRVSIPLHAGLVVATTLLLAAVTLRLLIPDPAGDTPQQGTQTTATPAGPVLTLPVLLLGLLCFLGMLAEGANYDWAALYFRDVLNVPGGAAGLGYAAFVATMTLGRWFGDLGRARLGDEQIVRIGSLVTAVGLAVALLWRDPVPATLGFALSGLGLSNVVPVMYGTAGHALAGRGIAAVAAIGYGGFLLGPPAIGFVADHVGLGWALGIALGSAALITLLGGRAFALIRR
- a CDS encoding LacI family DNA-binding transcriptional regulator — its product is MPPAKPVPTGPRAASRPTLRDVARTLGVSVATVSNAYNRPDQLSEDLRGRILAAARDLGYQGPDPLARSLRRGRTGVLGVVYDAPLDYAFADPAAALFLGSVTRAVHDRDLNVLLLAAPHDPQADATLAVRNASVDGFIVYCAAEGSPLLRAVLDRALPTVLVDQDPQAGSAHVGIDDAGGAQAAAAHLLALGHRQLGALCLELAGDRHPGPVSPAREAQVAYRTTAQRIRGYRAATANHPDAALHLMEAGQNTPADGEALTLDLLRAHPEVTGVVCMSDVLAQGALRAAATLGLSVPGDLSVIGYDDLPSSGALNLTTVWQPTPDKGAAVGAAILALLDGQVPAPVTLPTRLVVRGSTAPPRPTAAPGA
- a CDS encoding SDR family NAD(P)-dependent oxidoreductase; protein product: MTQPAPKNRPAPSTALITGASSGIGEQIAMALAARGSHLILVARSEGPLNALADTLRARHSVQVHVLPQDLTRPHAAHDLLKRTQALNLNVDILVNNAGFADYGEFSELDVQKQLDMIQVNITDLTELTHAYLSGMRARGRGRVLNIASTAAFLPGPLMAVYYATKAYVLSFSEALHEELRGTGVSVTAACPGPVETGFQAAANMGGSRLLRDRLTRAAILPAREVAAQAVTAMLRGEAVHVIGTVNRLQTLLPRLLPRRVLPPLIRRIQGQH
- a CDS encoding TetR family transcriptional regulator, whose protein sequence is MVTQVRARSDVAKQERRAQILTATRTLWHTHRYPDLTLNAIAEQVHLTKAALFAYFPSKEDLFLSLYETLLDEFFHDLNRHLDLGGTHTPATLARTLGSLTLAHPDLARLIPLLAGILEHNISAERAHAHKTRVAAHLNATAPRLQRALPGLRGDAPARLLTYTQALIAGLQPMSDPSPAVREALRDSPLGALHLSLDTALPDALTALITGLTTAPEA